The sequence agccaaccagagctgttgatataatgaagaagattgttgggacttaggttaggttagggaaGAAACACCCAGTGACCTCAATCGTCTAGCTGACAATAcgagacatttacagagaaagagcTCAAtagtccccacagcttctgcaatagggttTCAATGGTAAACCCAGCTTTCCTGCGTAAATGCCGATCGTCccatgaccggtaaacacagatacaaagtttggaaatttaatggcgtGGAGTTCCCCAGGGGTTTCTGAGTCCTTCCTCTATTGTAACTTAATCGTCTGTATGCCAATCCCGGACATGTACAAAAAcgtgctcaactgtttcctaCTCTGAAAGGTCTGCACAGCTTCTGTAATGGGGCTTAAATGGTAAACTCAGTTTTCCTGTGTAAATGTTGATCGTCCAATGGCCAGTAAAGACAGCTACaaagtttagaaattgaatTGCGTGGTGTGCCCAaggctttctgagtccttcgtctaTCTTCGCTCTAAAATGTGGAACCCGGTTTTCGAATTAGCATACAAATAAATGGAGTTCCAACTGGGCTgggctttcctgagaaataagttgtgcaattccactTTGTCAACAGTCAAGGAGATGACGATGATCGGGTCGGCGACCATTGAGACATATTCAGTTGACTTCTTCTTAGCAacctcatcagcaatttcatttccctctatgttccaatgtcctggaacccagatcagagaaatgttacctacaCAACCAAGAGATTTAATCCGTTGACCAGTTTGGATCTGCCCCATGGCAACATCGAAGTCTTGATCGCGGCTTAAcgatcggaaaaaatgttattgtgaCATCTCACTCgttcccgcgttccctaagcattatGCATGCCTACAAGGCCGCAAAGACTtgtgcctgaaaaacactagcaggactcggcagttttaaggaaaaagataaattagctgatttagagaaagcaCCTACTCTGACTCTCAATTCTATCTTgaagccgtcagtgaagatagAGGTACAGATCTCGGTACAGATTTTCTCTTCATttcaatcctgcctacttggaaataTTGCCCTGGCACGCATGGCGTCGTACTTcattcatatttgacacttgtgaactagacaagtcgtggagcgcgtaaaggtcaaactaaagatttccatcactcaatattacatttttttatatagtaaaataattttttatatagtaaaataaaacatttattcgtaaacaaaattggatgattaaatttgcgccacctagTAGTTACCGACTCGCTGTGCTAAGGAGCGCAtgtaagttttgttttgttgggTATTGCGTTTCACAACGTGGGGATAGTGAaacattacagaaaaaagtACACTTATACGAAGAAATTCCCATTATTAGCATAAATTACTTATTTCTTTTTGTAATACTGTATTATTTCTGTTGCCTAACCcctttttttaactaataaaaatcttaaaaatattagctttctcaaatttttcatttgctgGTAGAACCCttaaatattactaaaaaaggcaaaaaaaatacttaagttCCTATTGACTTAGAATAGGATAAAATTACAAcctgtagtaaaaaattaaaaaaaaaaaaattagagtcAAATGAGACTCACCCTAAGTTatattttacttacattttactATTTGTTGATGATTTTAATTAGCTTAAATTCCGTCATTTTTATAATGTGTAGTAATTGTGTGTTGATTCTATATCAAAATGTTGTTTGGagaaatgaaagtaaaattgaATACAACACACAAGCattctgaaaatatttctacCAATTAAGGTCAGTAGCAGCTCGTCTGTACTTTTAACTGATTGTAATTAGCGCCAGTaatcgataaaaaaatttagagcaaTGAATTAttagttaatttttgtaaaagtaatTAGTGAACtacaaatttatcaaatttattcagaaaaaaaaatcagatgaAACATTTGTTCAATGAGGCACAGAATTTTCATACTAAAATCGCAACATCCAGCGCGCTTGGTTAGATAGTTGCAgttccatattttttattggCCAGAAAATTGgagtaataaattaataaaacttcgctataaaataaaatggaatcctTGTTTCAACTTCCTTCTTTCTCCATCACTGGCATTCACggcaaataataatatgataatAAAAAGCAGAGAATAAGGACATGAAGGATAGCTgccaaaattaattacaaatgcGCCTTAGAAACAGGGTAATACGCGAATTACTTAGAgaacgaatttatttatttatctacttatttatttatttatatttgttttccttgttcacacATCTCAGgagcatagggtctcgaaaAGACTTGTCTGGCGTTGGTTTCGTTGAtctatttgatttttgacagggtaggtgattagcctgccgctaatgtatttatttacttgatGCCAAAGCTTTGGCGCCTGCTGGCGTCTTTCAAAGCATGCCACGCCCAAAAGGAGTGCCCTATAAAGATGACTCTGATAGCCAAACATATTATTTTTGTAGGAATAAAAGGAcatttctgtaaaattttttatgacgGTGTAACAATACACCATTAAATAATAACTCGCACCTCTACCGACATCACAATTCGGAATCTCCTAAATGGTTAATTGAGAACGTATAGAGGCATCTTGACAGGTTATTGCATACTGTGaattcatgtaaaaatataGAGGCTCGGGATATGATTGAGTGATTCATTTCACCTTTGTAGCTCGTACTCAGAAACGATCAATGCAGCTGCTTCtcaaatatgatttgaaaaaattatacagaGTTACTTGGATTGTCGTTCTATTTAGATACTTAAGCAGATTACTATTTAGGTTATTTCTATGACTTGGTGCGTAAAACTTCACCGTTTacgagatattcgattttaaagaaataaagggttttccaataagaggtgttgttttgattttccaagaaaaatgctattttttaatataaatgatcggatgtttatttcattataaagcggaaggtatgccgttaatagtggaaaataacatcaggcaattgACACCACGACCacacttacaggacaatatccttttcatgaaattttccataaccaaattgcaaagtggctgccctatgtccttaATAGCCTCACGTATTCcatttttgaggtcttgaatcgatcctgggctgttggcgtagaccttctctttcacgtcgCCCCAAagaaaggtgttaaatcacaagatctcggtggtcaattgtgatcaTCTCTTCGAGAAATAACACGGTTCGGAAGCTTTTtctgtaaaagatcaatgaaattttaattttaatttaattaaaatttcaaaatttaaattaaaatttcaaaattttgatgcattttttttttttaatttttccaattcttttatactactgtgggcaaaaagtaatttatttgtcaaacttcgcgggattaaaatttcgctctagtaatttttttcatgagttggcagcactgttagtaacatctgggccaactttcatgtgaatgtcattatcagtaatatgtttacgcttgtgtttaccaaacgaccaagagtgcatttttcgatttttacaatgtctgatttgattgagcagagaagtgccatcaaattttgtttgcggaatgaaattttggctgcggaaacgtttagcgtgttgcagaaggcatttggtgatttgaCCATgtcacagaaaaatgtttagaagtggtacaaagacttcaaagagggtcgagaacgtgttgatgacttgaagcgctccggacgaccatcgacgtcaacagatgaccaacacgtcaataaagtgaaggagttagtgctcaaaaatcgttggttgactgttaaagatctTACTGATAATTGGATCACCCAATTGCATACGCAACGAATATTCAAATATTCCCTCATAATGTAAACTGAAACAGTATATGAACAGTTGTGAGTCGTACACTTTAAGGTTTATCAGCACTtgttatttgtgaaaataagtagattttggttttctgtaaaaataagtaggctttgattgaaatattttttgtacataaaggggaaagtttttgaaaatatattagaaagcGTAAtttgaaaaactgtaaaaatctACAAATATTTCGTGTCGTCGTTTCGTTTCAAGCTGGAAGATTTTGATGTTCTTAACTTTATTGTTGTCGTCCTTTCGACTTAAGGATCAGGATTTCGGTTTTGTCGTCATATCGTCTCAAGTTACAGGATTTAGTCATAATTACGTCTCAAACAACAAGATTGTGGTTTCCTTCCTACAGGATTTTGGTTTCTCTGGTCAATATTTGTGCACCTACACTATATAAGTTTTCTGCTGCCTTGGAAAATAATCCTTGGTTTAACAGTTATTATATCgtagaaaatatacaaatttatttttgatggaCATcaatttgtaaaagtttaaaatgaatGTAAATAACCAACTAAATATACTTGTGGATGCCATCAAATCAGTGGCCTTAAAGAAGAGGTTCATCTTTAGGTATTAAGAAAATGTGTGAGCAAATTACACAGTCGATCCAATTTGCAATCgaaaagaataatttttgtaCAGATTTCgtactgaagtaaaaatttaacattGCCTCATAGTACGAGTGTCcatctaaaattattttctgcACGGAGCTGAGCAGATAAATATTGCTATAACTGCATTGAGAACATTAATTATGgcaatttcatttaataatgccaatttttttagcttctttttcCATCTTCTTTCTAAATTATTATACTTTGTAGTTACACCAAAATTTTAGAACTTTCTCTATATACGCACATAAATAATTCTCTACGCTCAAACAATTATGGGctagaaaatattataattttgcacAAATTCGGGAAGTCAAGCCAGTTTGATCCTCCGGTCATTGCACTTGTAATGGCTTTATAATAAGAAGatagaaaaaatgcaaatagtgaccttaaaaatgtgtgttcagacacgaataattttgataatttctttAATTCCACATGGGTAAGTGGCGGCATTTTGTTCATGCGACTTAAGCAGAACAACAGAAATATTTCTCACTAAGGCtataaagcaacaataaaattttgtacataTACGCACATTTGTGGATGGTCTGATGGAAACGCATTCAAGCGGTCGAGCATTCAGAAACTTGGCATTTTACAAAAGAAAcggtcacaaaaaaaaaaaaaaaataccgaaaagaaaaaaaagaaaacttaaaaaattaccaaCAAGAACTTATATTTCTGCCAAGTGAGTTTTACACGGCACATCCGCGAGCTGCAAACCATCTTCTTTTTTTAGTCTGCCAAATCTTTTGTATTTGCAATTTGTTTGAAATGGCTGCTTATTCGTATCGCATTACTCCTGTGATTCTGTTATAAGCAAGCATTTATGCACTCCCACATTCcgacatacatactcgtacatatgtatgatttTATCTGCTGCGTGGTTGGCAGCCAAAATTGGACGATTAAAGAAGATAACAATTCAATGCGTTTAATCGCAAAATCTGCAATTGTTTTGGCCTAACATTACCTTTGTTGTTGctcttgctgttgttgctatcAGTGCGCGCATATACGAGTACACAGCATATTTCTATATCTATTTCTATTCTTCTGCTGTGAGCTATGCGACCTTCGCGTTACGCTTGTGACTCCATTGAATCGACGCGTTGTACACGCAAGCGTCAAGTTCCAGCAGCTTCAACGCAGGCGCACTCTTCGCCCCAATTTCCTCTATTCATCTACCAACCAACCATTCGCCAACCATAATAAATTTACACGCATATGCCAACTACTCACCTATGTATTTACACATCTTCCTTTGTAGCCTGTTTCCGGCGTGTACTGGCTGGCAAGCGCATTTCTCCGCGCTGGGTACGACGCACATTTGCCTGTGAACGCGTTGAGGATTGTATGCGTCAGTGTGGCATTGAGAAACGTTTCATGTGCGAAGGTTTCAATTATCGTCTTGATCCATCCGGTCATGGTCAGGGCGATTGTGAGCTAATCGAAATACCGCTGGCCCAAATCGATGTATACTCCAGTTCTAGTCAACGTGACTCGAATCTGCTGAGACATCCCGACTACGACTACTACGAACGCGATCGCAATGCGCCGTCCAGCTGCAGACGTTCGGCGTGTCGTGAATGTTCAAAAGGTGGCACGTTAAGCAGTCCGCCATTGTATTTTAAACCTAGTGGTTGGGCTGACAAGCCACCATATCGTGAAGATCATCATTACTTACCATCTCCACCTAGCGCTAGCGGCTATGGTAGCGACGAACATCGTTATCGTCCACCCAGCAGCACTGCCATTGATCACTATCAACCATCAGGACCACCACCACCGTCTTTGTCATCTGTTTCGTATGATCATCGACCACCTCTACCACCACCACCGTCATCGTCATCGGAGTATCATCATTCCAGCGGGTTTGAATTCTCTTCGCATGGTTCATCTTATTTCGAGCATACACCACCGAGCGGTTATGGCAGCAGTGGCACAGGTTCAGGCCCAATCGATCGCTACGATTATATACGTCCGGAGGATCATCATCGTTATCGGCCAGGTAGACCGGATCGTTGGGAATCTATACCCAGTAGTCCTGGCTATGAGAGTGCGCATTATCGTCCGCGGCCTGAAAGCGATCGATTTCGTCCACCCTACAGGCCAGGTCCCGATTACTCTCCATATAGGCCAGGTTCGCACGAACTAAGTGGACCATCGGCACCATCAAGCTCATATCGACCAGGTCCACCGGCACCACCATCTACACACAACTATTTAGACCGTGATGGTCCACCGCCAAGCAGTTATAAAGGCTccacaaaatatataccctacCTCATTGGCCAGGAGAAGGATTGGGGCAGCTATGGCGGTAGTTACGGTGGCAGCTATAATAAACAGTCATCCTACTGGGGATTAAATGAATACAATCGGCGCAGAGATCCGCTTGATTTCAATTACTTTGAGTTGGGTGGTTCAAAGCGCGGGCCAACGCGTGAACCAAACTCTGTGCTAAGCTATCCTGGCTCAAGCTATGGCGGATACGGCGCAGAAGGTTTCAGAGATCGACACGATTACAGGCATTCGTGGACAAGACGCCCGGGACCAGATGGTACattgagttttaaaaatggatgaaAATTTCAGTTAATGCTTATCTTTACTTTTATAGAGTGCTCAGCAAAGATTGGTGAAGGTTTCCGGCTACacaaaacagccataaagcatTCCTCTACTGTGCCAACACTTGTGGAGTGCGAACGTTTGTGTTCGGGTCAAGATGGTTTCACCTGTCATACGTACAGCTATCGCTACAATCAAGCGGGACGTGATAATTGCATGCTATGCGAGCGCCCCATCAACTCGTTGGACTATTACGTGGATATTGAACCTGATAGGGACTACGACATTTACTCGATGTCCGATGATATGGATGCTTGCCGCAAACCGTCACGTAACGATGGCCCGGGTCGTTATGGAACCGGACCTGGAACGGCGCTTACAGATACGCATAACGCACGTGAGTGTTTAAAGTTAGCGTTGACCcaactatattttatacaaattccTACAATTACTTTATTGCAGAGTGTTTCTTCCGCGCTATCGATGCCACACGTTTCTTCAAGTCCATTGTGCGCGATTCGTTGACAGTTCGCTCGGTTGGCGAATGCGAAATGGAATGTATTAAATCGGTCAAATTCACATGCCGTGCGTTTGCTTATCGTTACGGTCAACAGCGACATGCAAGCGTCATTGATAACTGCCAACTGAGCGACTGGCCGGTCAGAGATATGGACAAGGAGCGTCATCTGATACAGGATGCGGTATTCGATGTGTTCGAGCGTGCGAGTTATGGTCATGGCTGTGAAATACAACCGATTGTGGAtgagaaacataaaaaatgtttgtgaaacTTGCAAACCCTTTGaagtgaattaattttaatgtacgACATTTGGATTTCTTTATGCAATTACAGCAGTTTGTTACTTGGGATATGGTTCGCCGGCGAAACTACTCTCAACAGCTATTAAGAAAGTGATCTCTGTGCCGTCTGAGCTGGCTTGCAAAAAGGAGTGTATACGCTTTCGGGAAACCACATCGTTCAAGTGTTACTCTTTTAGCTATGGGTAAGACCTTTATTTAATTCTCAAAATCCATTATTTAATTTCACAAAGTTAActtaatttcatcaaaatatgAGAGCTTCAGTGAGCTCACGATTTGCATATTACAGCACAGGTTTTAGCTCTGCTACACCTTATGAAGTTTTGGAGCTCTTTCCCTATTTAAAAGAaaggataaataaataaatgaatacatttGTGCTCCGCCGCACACTTGTGGCCTGcggtagccgagtgggttggtgcgtgtccATCATTCGGCAATGCATggtttcgaatctccgtgcatgaagcaTCAAATAATAGGGATACTAGAACAGGTTTTATCTAACAGCGATCATCCCTCGCCAGACGATGGCAAACCGCCAGTGtattactgccatgaaaaacctccttaTAAAAtccatctgccattcgaagtcggcctaaaactgtaggtccttccatggGACGCACATCAcaatatggcgcagaagctcggccaaatacccaataaagggtgtaagcgtcaaataaatatttacagtatTCGCAATATcgcatcaaaaacaaaaaaaaaacaaaaattgtcaaaaatcaaataccCAAAGTTTTATACAGATTTTGCTTGGCAGTTTTGCACGAGGTTGAGCGTTACCATATCGATTGCGTTTCCAAAGCTAGTTCCTCATTTAGTTCTGTTTTCAGAAAGGAGAGTGATGGGAATAGCGGCAAGCGAATACCTACCTTAGCGAGCTCGTCGGCTCTCTCATTTGATTCTATTCCTTTGTTTCTTGGTATCCAGTGAAAAGTGGCCTGCCCATTTCCGTCGAGTTCATCCATATTCTGTTTGCATTGTTGAGCACATTCCGAGTTAGTGCAAGGAGCCATAATTCGAGACCTTTCTGCCATCAATTTTGCTCTATAATGGCCTTGGCTTTTTACCAAATTTAACTAGTGAAATTACGTAGTGTGACCTTCTTGTGAATACCGAATgttgctgtgacccgaaagccTCTGTGAGAATTGTCCTGACATCTTCAGTTTTAGAGCAGATCTTTGGGCTGAGTTTCTTACTACTAGTATAATTGGATGCCTGTTGAGAATTATTTCTATTGCCGCTGTTGGAATTGTGTTCATAGTGCCGGTAACATATGTTCCTGAAGTCCTTTGTACGTTTTCCAATCTTTTAATGGAAGTATCTTAACGCACGTCGTCCACCTTACTAGCGAAACTTAGAGCATTATCTAATGTGTGAGTC is a genomic window of Anastrepha ludens isolate Willacy chromosome 6, idAnaLude1.1, whole genome shotgun sequence containing:
- the LOC128867536 gene encoding uncharacterized protein LOC128867536 isoform X3, yielding MRLRSEWTAAWLFLACCSLAGLAPVAARGYSPSGSGSGSGSDGSTIIIVEDAKACFRRVLAGKRISPRWVRRTFACERVEDCMRQCGIEKRFMCEGFNYRLDPSGHGQGDCELIEIPLAQIDVYSSSSQRDSNLLRHPDYDYYERDRNAPSSCRRSACRECSKGGTLSSPPLYFKPSGWADKPPYREDHHYLPSPPSASGYGSDEHRYRPPSSTAIDHYQPSGPPPPSLSSVSYDHRPPLPPPPSSSSEYHHSSGFEFSSHGSSYFEHTPPSGYGSSGTGSGPIDRYDYIRPEDHHRYRPGRPDRWESIPSSPGYESAHYRPRPESDRFRPPYRPGPDYSPYRPGSHELSGPSAPSSSYRPGPPAPPSTHNYLDRDGPPPSSYKGSTKYIPYLIGQEKDWGSYGGSYGGSYNKQSSYWGLNEYNRRRDPLDFNYFELGGSKRGPTREPNSVLSYPGSSYGGYGAEGFRDRHDYRHSWTRRPGPDECSAKIGEGFRLHKTAIKHSSTVPTLVECERLCSGQDGFTCHTYSYRYNQAGRDNCMLCERPINSLDYYVDIEPDRDYDIYSMSDDMDACRKPSRNDGPGRYGTGPGTALTDTHNAQCFFRAIDATRFFKSIVRDSLTVRSVGECEMECIKSVKFTCRAFAYRYGQQRHASVIDNCQLSDWPVRDMDKERHLIQDAVFDVFERASYGHGCEIQPIVDEKHKKFCYLGYGSPAKLLSTAIKKVISVPSELACKKECIRFRETTSFKCYSFSYGSRATSYNCELSDLDQTELKINVHYTHTDDRDYWLFAWNPFDWTCRDKVNTIGGSRVNNDRRMDIFREPGDVAWRHYTVAGKACRTSSPCEKNIVTGFYSCEIDGGEIGSWDYCCKAEHPCGYSQGFDYPWCFVGDEADQWRKCSDRYYPGNKTTTTSIAQTHSSIKFSTLKSDKKKHASDNSSSNKEYQRPPRPGGLQSLSDFAAARLWPVTYLYSEGPPNSTEFSNFVDCNKESC